The Treponema sp. OMZ 790 genome includes the window TATTCATCCAATGAACTGAATTTTGTAATTAATAAGCTGCCGAAGCCTGAATCTGAGGAAGAAAAAGCTTCTTTAAATGCGATTAATTGAAGCATTTTTGAAAAGAACAAAAACTCCAAGCCGGAGGAAGTTTTAAATAAACTTTTGGAAGTTTTTGCAAACTACAAAAAAATTATAAGTCCTTACAATTCGGAAAATAAACTTCTTCGTTTTTTCGAGAATAAAATATTCATATAATTAAAAACTTCTCATGAATGTTAAAAAAAATCCTATTGACATTTTTTTATAATTTCTATATAATCGGCTTTTAATCCTAAAGCCGGAGGGGGTGAAAAGAGAAATGGCATATGTAACAATTGACGATTCAGAGCATCTTGAAAAAGCTCTCAAAAGATTTAAGCGTCAAGTCGAAAAAGAAGGTATTATCCGCGAATGGAAAAAGAAGGAATTCTACGAAAAACCTTCCACCGTTTTAAACAGAAAGAATAAGGCCCTCCGCCGAAAACTTATGAAAAAAACAAGACGCTCACGCGATTCAAAGAGCTATTAATGCAAAAAGAGCTTGCGGTTTTATCTTAAACCCAAGCTCTTTTTTTATGTCAAAGAGGTTATTTTTCAATTCTTGTCAAATTTTTGACCCAGCGTTCTTTTTTTAGCTGGATTTCGGCAAAGACAGCCTTCATTACACTGGTAAGCTTGGCGATTGCATACATCACGGGCGAAGACCAATCCGTAAGATAATACAATAAAAGCATACAGGGCATAAATAAAAATAAATTTACCGTAGTATCGACCCATACTCCCATGACGGCATCGCCTCCGGATCGGGCTATTGCATATTGGGTGTTTTGAAGAGTCCACACGGGCATATAAAGAGCGATAAAGATTATAAGAAGCCTTGTAACCTCATGGGATGCAGGGCTTAAACTTCTAAACACAATCGGAACCAGCATAATCGAAAAAAGCTCCAAAAGGGCAGTTCCCAGCCCGATTGCAAGAGCTCCGCTTTTAATCCAGCGCGCCTGCATTCTTGCTTCTTCCAAATTATTCCGTCCGAGAGTACCGCCTATTATAACGCCCACCGAAGTGCCTATCGCGGGAAAAATCAAAAAGAAGAGGTTGGCGATTGTCCAGCCCGCAGACATACCGGCTACAACCTCAGGGCCTCCTCGGCTGTTATAAACGGCAGTGGCTA containing:
- the rpsU gene encoding 30S ribosomal protein S21, coding for MAYVTIDDSEHLEKALKRFKRQVEKEGIIREWKKKEFYEKPSTVLNRKNKALRRKLMKKTRRSRDSKSY